CGGCGGGCTCGACGAGCGGGGGCAGCGACACGGTGGACTCCCCGAAAGGTTAAGAGAGAGCGCTAACCGCACCATTGTTGCTCGCTGGTGACAGGACAGGGCAATGACGTGGCCCACGGCCCAGAAGGCGGGATCGGGGAATAGCAGCGCCCTTCAGGGAACTGCTGGTCCGGTATACCTGCGCCCAGCCAGGTACGGCCACGCGTAGGCCAGGCAGCCCTTCAGCCCCAGCGTCTGCTGCTGCATCACCGGAGCGGGCGAGCCGGGCGCCGGGCATGCCTCGTGTCCCTGGCCGAGCTGGTGTCCCACCTCGTGGTTGATCATGTAGGCCCGGTAGGTCGACACCGGCGCCCCGTAGTCGGGCACGGCGGTGAGCCAGCGGGCGAGGTTGATGATGACCTGGCCGGGCAGGCGGCAGGAGGTGTAACGCTCGGTGTCCAGGCCGCCCAGCGCGCACATCCGTTCCGAGGTGGCGGGCGTGGCCAGGTAGATCGTGAACTCGGCCGCCGCGCCCTTCGGCACGCGCTGCAGGCGGAAGCGCTTGGCCGCCACCCAGCTGCGGGAGTCGCCGAGGATGGCGTCCACCTCGGCGGCGAACGCTGCGGGGTTCTGCCGGGTGCCGTTTTCGACCGCGACCCGGAAGCGGCGCAGCGTGCCGGCGGTGCCGAGCGCCCGACCGGCGGTGCCCACCTCGGTGAACGAGCCCTGCCCCAGCTCCGGGTACTGCACCGCCGCGACCTGGCGCGAGGCCAGCGGGGACGGCGACTGGGTGCGCGTCGGCGCGGGCCTGGCGGAGGTCGGCAGTACCGGCGACGGCGAGGCCAGCGGGGACGGCGAAAGCGAGGGCGACGGGGCCGCGGTGGTCGGCGCGGGCGCGGACGCCGACGTGGCCGGAGCCGAGGACGGTGCGGCGGGCGCCGCCGACGTGAGCATCTCGGGCCGGCCGCGAGCCGCGTCCACGACCACGAGGGTGGTGCCGGCGAGGAGGAGTACCAGGAAGGCGGTGCGCCTGCGCCGGTGCAGCATCCGCTCCTCGGCGGCCGGCCGCGCGGCTGCCCCGGCCTCCGTCCGCCCGCCGCGGGGCGCGGAGGCGCGCGGGGTGCGTGCCGCGGGCGGAGCGGGGGCACGGGGTGCGCGCGTCGTCATGGTTCACTCAGCGTGCCAGTGATCATGCGTTGGGTAAGTGACGGCACGCCGACTTGTCCAGATTTATGGCTCGATTTCCGGCAGCGAGCCTACTTGAGCGGTCCGGCGTACCGGCGCCCGTTCAGAAACGGCCACGCGTTTGCCGTGCAGCCCTTCAGGTCGAGCGTCTGCTGCATCATCACCGGCGCCGGCCGTCCGCGCGCCGGGCACAGCTCGTGCCGGTGCCCAAGCTGGTGGCCGACCTCGTGGTTGATCACGTAGTCGCGGTACACCGACAGCGGCACCTTGGCCGCGACGAAGTGGTCGACCGACAGCCGCCAGCGGTCGAGGTTGATGACCACGCCACCGCCGATGCGGCACGAGGTGTACGGCCGGCCGCGCACCGTGATGTCGACCCCGCCCGCCCGGCACATCCGGCCGGCGGTCTCGCGGGTCGCCAGGTGCACGGTGAAGTCGAACGGCGCGCCGCGCGCCACCCGCTGCATGCGCAGCCCGCCGGCCGTCCAGCTCTGCGCGTGTCCGAGCGCCGCGTCCACGACCGCGCCGAACTCCTCGGTGTCCTCACCCGAGCCCCGCTCCACCGCCACGCGGTAGCGCAGCAGGGTGCCTGAGCGTCCGCGGACCGGGCCGGCCGTCGTCGCGTACTCAAAATTGCCACTCCCCCTGGTCGGCACCGGCTCGGCGAGCCGGAGCACCGGTGGGGCCGGCTTGGGTGAGGCCGGCGGCGACGGCGCTGCCGGCGGCGACGGAGACGGAGTGACCGGCAGCGTCACCGCCAGGGTTTCCGGGGCGGGTGACGGGACCGGCGCGGCCGGCGACAGGTTGACGGGAAGCACGCCGAACCCGACCAGCGTGAGACCGGCGAGCACGGCCGTCCCGGCGACCACG
The window above is part of the Phytohabitans houttuyneae genome. Proteins encoded here:
- a CDS encoding DUF3152 domain-containing protein; translated protein: MTTRAPRAPAPPAARTPRASAPRGGRTEAGAAARPAAEERMLHRRRRTAFLVLLLAGTTLVVVDAARGRPEMLTSAAPAAPSSAPATSASAPAPTTAAPSPSLSPSPLASPSPVLPTSARPAPTRTQSPSPLASRQVAAVQYPELGQGSFTEVGTAGRALGTAGTLRRFRVAVENGTRQNPAAFAAEVDAILGDSRSWVAAKRFRLQRVPKGAAAEFTIYLATPATSERMCALGGLDTERYTSCRLPGQVIINLARWLTAVPDYGAPVSTYRAYMINHEVGHQLGQGHEACPAPGSPAPVMQQQTLGLKGCLAYAWPYLAGRRYTGPAVP
- a CDS encoding DUF3152 domain-containing protein; protein product: MSRALGVVAGTAVLAGLTLVGFGVLPVNLSPAAPVPSPAPETLAVTLPVTPSPSPPAAPSPPASPKPAPPVLRLAEPVPTRGSGNFEYATTAGPVRGRSGTLLRYRVAVERGSGEDTEEFGAVVDAALGHAQSWTAGGLRMQRVARGAPFDFTVHLATRETAGRMCRAGGVDITVRGRPYTSCRIGGGVVINLDRWRLSVDHFVAAKVPLSVYRDYVINHEVGHQLGHRHELCPARGRPAPVMMQQTLDLKGCTANAWPFLNGRRYAGPLK